One part of the Brevundimonas subvibrioides ATCC 15264 genome encodes these proteins:
- a CDS encoding aa3-type cytochrome c oxidase subunit IV encodes MADHQHDTLHDAADHDAEAYVHGTMTIEEQSATWALFQDLAKWGSLIIACALLFLTLAFQPGGSMISGLIAAVVVGVAGYFFLKGGKKTAH; translated from the coding sequence ATGGCCGACCATCAGCACGACACCCTGCACGACGCCGCCGACCACGATGCGGAGGCCTATGTGCACGGCACGATGACGATCGAGGAGCAGTCGGCGACCTGGGCCCTGTTCCAGGACCTGGCCAAGTGGGGCTCGCTGATCATCGCCTGCGCCCTGCTGTTCCTGACCCTGGCTTTCCAGCCGGGCGGCAGCATGATCAGCGGCCTGATCGCGGCCGTGGTCGTGGGCGTGGCCGGCTACTTCTTCCTGAAGGGCGGCAAGAAGACCGCGCACTAA
- a CDS encoding DUF4153 domain-containing protein → MTTETTDQSGAGRDTLGQTGDRRAIGLARLAIGLVQGVLLYWLVQSTEGGPRTWPATEPALFGPLLIVSLYLPLVLLAGVGRLRLLTLAIWTGIAAVVLALLAWHDIARQTAGENTQLTFGLMAFGATALFIAHHLIVPADRERRPIANYATYFDVAWMAGVQLALSIAFAGAFWLLLWLGAALFNIIGLSFLGDLLEEAWFSLPLTGLAFATAVQLTDVRDGLIRGVRTVALMLLSWLLLVLTVLVGGFLAALPFTGLDGLWETGSATALVLSAAGALIVLINAAYQDGRADNLPPAVLRLAVRVASVLLTPLILIAAWGLSLRIGQHGLTPDRIIAVACALVGAAYAGGYGFAALRTFWSKGDWMQPLERTNIATAVLEVVVILALFSPLADPARLSVADQVARLESGKVTPQTFDYRFLAFDSGRVGTAALDRLIASPDPDVAKRAQAAKDGAVSDDPATETFAASIETLPGEAGLPVAFLATPPLEDPRRNCTLPGRCLAVQRDMNGQPPLEILLVQEDRITLFARQDAEAFVPVGDYAIPTCDGARPGDARQLLRDGKLVPVAPGGWKDLAVEGRGSSTLSTSAFPTPPPPC, encoded by the coding sequence ATGACGACAGAAACCACCGATCAATCCGGCGCGGGCCGCGACACCCTGGGCCAGACCGGCGATCGCCGGGCCATCGGTCTGGCGCGGCTGGCCATCGGGCTGGTGCAGGGCGTGTTGCTCTACTGGCTGGTCCAGTCGACCGAGGGCGGCCCGCGTACCTGGCCCGCGACGGAGCCGGCCCTGTTCGGCCCCCTGCTGATCGTGTCCCTTTATTTGCCGCTGGTCCTGCTGGCCGGCGTGGGTCGGTTGCGGCTGCTGACCCTGGCCATCTGGACCGGCATCGCCGCCGTCGTTCTGGCCCTGCTGGCCTGGCACGACATCGCCCGTCAGACCGCCGGCGAAAACACCCAGCTGACCTTTGGCCTGATGGCCTTCGGGGCCACCGCCCTGTTCATCGCCCACCATCTGATCGTCCCGGCCGACCGCGAGCGACGCCCGATCGCCAACTACGCCACCTATTTCGACGTCGCCTGGATGGCCGGGGTCCAGCTGGCCCTGTCGATCGCCTTTGCCGGGGCCTTCTGGCTGCTGCTGTGGCTGGGCGCGGCGCTGTTCAACATCATCGGCCTGAGCTTCCTGGGCGATCTGCTGGAGGAGGCCTGGTTCTCGCTGCCCCTGACCGGCCTGGCCTTCGCCACCGCCGTCCAGCTGACCGATGTCCGCGACGGCCTGATCCGGGGCGTGCGCACCGTGGCCCTGATGCTGCTGTCCTGGCTGCTGCTGGTCCTGACCGTGCTGGTCGGAGGCTTTCTCGCCGCCCTGCCCTTCACCGGGCTGGATGGCCTGTGGGAGACGGGCAGCGCGACCGCCCTGGTCCTGTCCGCCGCCGGGGCCCTGATCGTCCTCATCAACGCCGCCTATCAGGACGGCCGGGCCGACAACCTGCCGCCCGCCGTGCTCCGGCTGGCCGTCCGCGTCGCCTCGGTCCTGCTGACGCCCCTGATCCTGATCGCCGCGTGGGGCCTCAGCCTGCGGATCGGCCAGCACGGCCTGACGCCCGACCGGATCATCGCCGTGGCCTGCGCCCTCGTCGGTGCCGCCTATGCCGGCGGCTACGGCTTCGCGGCGCTCCGGACCTTCTGGTCGAAGGGTGACTGGATGCAGCCGCTGGAGCGCACCAATATCGCCACCGCCGTGCTCGAGGTGGTCGTCATCCTGGCTCTGTTCAGCCCCCTGGCGGACCCGGCGCGCCTGTCGGTCGCCGATCAGGTCGCGCGGCTGGAAAGCGGCAAGGTCACGCCGCAGACCTTCGACTACCGGTTCCTGGCCTTCGACAGCGGCCGTGTGGGTACAGCGGCGCTGGACCGGCTGATCGCCTCGCCGGATCCCGACGTCGCCAAGCGCGCCCAGGCGGCGAAGGACGGCGCGGTCTCCGACGATCCGGCGACCGAGACCTTCGCCGCGTCCATCGAGACCCTGCCGGGCGAGGCCGGTCTGCCCGTCGCCTTCCTGGCGACGCCGCCGCTGGAGGACCCGCGGCGCAACTGCACCCTTCCCGGACGTTGCCTCGCCGTCCAGCGCGACATGAATGGACAGCCGCCGCTGGAAATCCTGCTCGTGCAGGAAGACCGCATCACCCTGTTCGCGCGCCAGGACGCCGAGGCCTTCGTCCCGGTCGGCGACTATGCCATCCCCACCTGCGACGGCGCACGGCCCGGCGATGCCCGGCAACTGCTGCGGGACGGCAAGCTGGTCCCTGTCGCCCCGGGGGGCTGGAAGGATCTGGCGGTCGAGGGCCGCGGGTCGTCCACCCTCTCGACCAGCGCCTTCCCGACCCCGCCGCCGCCCTGTTAA
- a CDS encoding Re/Si-specific NAD(P)(+) transhydrogenase subunit alpha produces MAVAIAVTRERREGETRCAVTPETVKKLIALGASVTVEAGTGVGAAIPDSEYTDAGASVKPDTRAVLEGADLVLKVRGPTAQEVSAMKPGAVVVAMLDAYREKDTVAAMAGANVTAFAMEFVPRITRAQVMDALSSQANLAGYRAVIEGAYAYGKGFPMMMTAAGTVAPAKVFIMGVGVAGLQAIATARRLGAVVTATDVRPATKEQVESLGAKFLAVEDDEFRNAQTAGGYAKPMSEEYQAKQAALTGEHIKKQDIVITTALIPGRAAPVLVSAEQVASMKPGSVLIDLAVEAGGNVAGSKAGEVVTTANGVSIVGYTNLPGRIASDASALYAKNLVAFTGLLIKDGALAVDLEDEILKASVVTHGGAVVHEGVRG; encoded by the coding sequence TTGGCCGTTGCCATCGCCGTGACCCGGGAACGTCGTGAAGGCGAGACGCGCTGCGCCGTCACGCCCGAGACCGTCAAGAAATTGATCGCGCTCGGCGCGTCCGTGACGGTCGAGGCCGGCACCGGCGTGGGGGCCGCCATTCCCGACAGCGAATACACCGACGCCGGAGCCTCGGTGAAGCCGGACACCCGCGCCGTGCTGGAAGGGGCCGATCTGGTCCTGAAGGTCCGCGGCCCGACGGCGCAGGAAGTCAGCGCCATGAAGCCGGGCGCGGTGGTCGTGGCCATGCTGGATGCGTACCGCGAGAAGGACACCGTCGCGGCCATGGCCGGGGCCAATGTCACCGCCTTCGCCATGGAGTTCGTGCCCCGGATCACGCGCGCCCAGGTCATGGACGCCCTGTCGTCCCAGGCGAACCTGGCCGGATACCGGGCCGTGATCGAGGGGGCCTATGCCTATGGCAAGGGCTTCCCGATGATGATGACGGCGGCGGGCACGGTCGCCCCGGCCAAGGTCTTCATCATGGGCGTGGGCGTCGCGGGACTGCAGGCCATCGCCACGGCGAGGCGTCTCGGCGCGGTGGTCACCGCCACGGACGTCCGTCCCGCGACCAAGGAACAGGTCGAGTCGCTGGGCGCCAAGTTCCTGGCCGTCGAGGACGACGAGTTCAGGAACGCACAGACCGCCGGCGGCTATGCCAAGCCAATGTCGGAGGAATACCAGGCCAAGCAGGCGGCCCTGACCGGCGAACACATCAAGAAGCAGGACATCGTCATCACCACCGCCCTGATCCCCGGCCGCGCTGCGCCCGTGCTGGTCAGCGCCGAACAGGTGGCCTCGATGAAGCCGGGCAGCGTGCTGATCGACCTGGCGGTCGAGGCCGGCGGCAATGTCGCGGGATCGAAGGCGGGCGAGGTCGTGACGACGGCGAACGGCGTGTCGATCGTCGGCTACACCAACCTGCCGGGCCGGATCGCCTCGGATGCTTCGGCGCTCTACGCGAAGAACCTGGTGGCCTTCACAGGGCTGCTGATCAAGGACGGCGCGCTGGCGGTCGACCTGGAGGATGAGATCCTGAAGGCGTCGGTCGTGACCCATGGCGGGGCCGTGGTGCACGAGGGGGTCAGAGGATGA
- a CDS encoding M3 family oligoendopeptidase: MNAPFKAPPHSDPAEPPLWDLSDLYGSRTDARIAADLETARQGVAEMNALKGRFVAQRGDAPALGATLNRAITLYEQASERLGALGAYAFLAASTARDDAGAQGFEADLREKITTIATPTVWLTLEINQLDEAEIEAALSADADAAKWRPWLRRVRAMKPHELSSELETFIAERMPIAAQWPRLFDETLAALRVESGKESLTLSEALNQLSDPKEAKRRGAAEGLNAALAARTSTLALVLNTVAADKAMEDRWRGFKRPADSRHLANEVDGEAVDAMADAVAAAYPKLSHRYYALKAKALGKAKLDQWDRNAPLETTAPRGFDWTQGRALVLESFGDLGSEFSDRAGRFFDKPWIDGRARAGKQSGAYAHPVTADRHPYVFLNWMGERRDVLTLAHELGHGVHQTLAAERGTLLADTPLTLAETASIFAEGLTFDRLLATAPKAEQRGLLAGRIEDGLNTVVRQIAFHRFETRFHDERAKGEVSADRLGDLFIEEMGASLGPAVTLNPGYETWWSYVSHFVHSPFYVYAYAFGDLLVAALMETRRKDPDGFAPLYRELLAAGGTKTYVEALEPFGLNPRDPAFWTIGTRRLERLVDQFEALG; encoded by the coding sequence ATGAACGCGCCCTTCAAAGCCCCGCCCCATTCCGATCCCGCCGAGCCGCCGCTGTGGGACCTGTCCGACCTCTATGGCTCGCGCACGGATGCGAGGATCGCGGCCGATCTGGAGACCGCGCGGCAGGGCGTGGCCGAGATGAATGCGCTCAAGGGGCGGTTCGTCGCGCAACGCGGCGATGCGCCGGCGCTGGGGGCGACGCTGAACCGGGCGATCACCCTGTACGAACAGGCCAGCGAGCGCCTCGGCGCCCTGGGGGCCTATGCGTTTCTGGCCGCCTCGACGGCGCGTGACGATGCGGGAGCGCAAGGGTTCGAGGCCGACCTGCGCGAGAAGATCACGACCATCGCCACCCCGACGGTCTGGCTGACGCTGGAGATCAACCAGCTGGACGAGGCGGAGATCGAGGCCGCGCTGTCGGCCGATGCTGACGCGGCGAAATGGCGACCCTGGCTGCGACGCGTGCGGGCCATGAAGCCGCATGAGCTGTCGAGCGAGCTGGAGACCTTCATCGCCGAGCGGATGCCGATCGCGGCCCAGTGGCCCCGGCTGTTCGACGAGACCCTGGCGGCGCTGCGGGTCGAGAGCGGCAAGGAGAGCCTGACGCTGTCGGAGGCGCTGAACCAGCTGTCCGATCCCAAGGAAGCCAAGCGTCGCGGCGCGGCCGAGGGGCTGAACGCCGCCCTGGCGGCGCGAACCTCGACCCTGGCCCTGGTGCTGAACACCGTCGCCGCCGACAAGGCGATGGAGGACCGCTGGCGCGGCTTCAAGCGGCCGGCCGACAGCCGCCACCTGGCCAACGAGGTCGACGGCGAGGCGGTCGACGCCATGGCCGATGCGGTCGCTGCCGCCTATCCGAAACTGTCGCACCGCTACTATGCGCTGAAGGCGAAAGCCCTGGGCAAGGCAAAGCTGGACCAGTGGGATCGCAATGCACCGCTGGAGACGACGGCCCCGCGCGGGTTCGACTGGACGCAGGGCCGCGCGCTGGTGCTGGAGAGCTTCGGCGACCTGGGGTCCGAATTCTCGGACCGCGCCGGACGGTTCTTCGACAAGCCCTGGATCGACGGACGCGCGCGGGCGGGCAAGCAGTCAGGAGCCTATGCCCACCCGGTCACGGCCGACCGGCACCCCTATGTCTTCCTGAACTGGATGGGCGAGCGGCGCGACGTCCTGACCCTGGCGCATGAGCTGGGTCACGGCGTGCACCAGACCCTGGCGGCGGAAAGGGGCACTTTGCTGGCCGACACGCCCCTGACCCTGGCCGAGACGGCGTCGATCTTCGCCGAGGGGCTGACGTTCGACCGGCTGCTGGCCACGGCTCCCAAGGCCGAGCAGCGCGGCCTGCTGGCCGGGCGGATCGAGGACGGGCTGAACACGGTGGTGCGTCAGATCGCCTTCCACCGCTTCGAGACCCGCTTCCACGACGAGCGGGCGAAGGGCGAGGTCTCGGCCGACCGCCTTGGCGACCTGTTCATCGAAGAGATGGGCGCGTCTCTGGGACCCGCGGTGACGCTGAATCCCGGCTACGAGACGTGGTGGAGCTATGTCAGCCACTTCGTCCACTCGCCCTTCTACGTCTATGCCTATGCGTTCGGCGACCTGCTGGTCGCGGCCCTGATGGAGACGCGGCGAAAGGACCCGGACGGGTTCGCGCCGCTGTACCGGGAACTGCTCGCGGCCGGTGGAACGAAGACCTACGTCGAGGCGCTGGAGCCTTTCGGGCTGAATCCGCGCGACCCGGCGTTCTGGACCATCGGGACCCGGCGGCTGGAACGGCTGGTCGATCAGTTCGAGGCGCTGGGCTGA
- a CDS encoding DUF1203 domain-containing protein → MTYRIEALPVAPFAPYFAMTDAELAAVGARRWVADAPGRAPCRVSLRDAEAGERLVLVNHVHMTDPTSPYRASGPIFVREAAEQAAPVEGAAPDMLRKRPLSLRIYDRRNMMLDGLVIDGTDLDARLAEWFDHPSTQQVHIHFAPRGCYLARAVRQEPSLS, encoded by the coding sequence GTGACCTATCGAATCGAAGCCCTGCCCGTCGCGCCGTTCGCGCCCTATTTCGCCATGACCGACGCCGAGCTGGCCGCCGTCGGCGCGCGGCGCTGGGTCGCCGACGCGCCCGGCCGCGCTCCCTGCCGCGTCAGCCTTCGCGACGCCGAGGCCGGCGAAAGGCTGGTCCTGGTCAACCACGTCCATATGACCGACCCGACCTCGCCCTATCGCGCGTCTGGGCCCATCTTCGTCCGCGAGGCCGCCGAGCAGGCCGCCCCTGTCGAGGGCGCGGCACCGGACATGTTGCGCAAACGCCCGCTGTCGCTGCGCATCTACGATCGCCGGAACATGATGCTGGACGGTCTCGTGATCGACGGCACCGACCTCGACGCGCGCCTGGCCGAATGGTTCGACCATCCATCGACGCAGCAAGTCCACATCCACTTCGCGCCTCGCGGCTGCTACCTCGCCCGGGCTGTTCGTCAGGAACCATCGCTTTCCTGA